Proteins from a genomic interval of Rhodothermus marinus:
- a CDS encoding S9 family peptidase: MKRLKQTGWILLALVLLVPVAVAQQTVQTRPHLTLEDIHASRKFIPEFFQGGRWAEEGPVILYIESDPQTGATHLIRYNLETGRRERLIDGNRLYARDVGRLIRIEDYQYSRDGRRVLLYTDSERVWRYNTKGFYYVYDLEADSLRPVSDRSKGYQMFAKLSPDGRQVAFVRDRNLYLVDLESGQEVPLTTDGAPDSIINGTFDWVYEEEFGLRDGWAWSPDGRYIAFFKLDESKVPLFTMVDLREHYPKPISFRYPKAGEPNSEIQIGVIDLQTGQVRFFDTDTWYEGGDRYEYLARMGWTPPIDGRHYVWMFRMNRDQNHLELLYGDPATMSLRTVLEEHASAWLEVETGFTDLEAGQITYLQDNRHFVWISERDGYRHLYLYRNDGTLVRQLTQGPWDVTDFHGVDEQGGWVYFTATIDGPRERHLYRVPLHPEASNGQAPAPQRITQEPGTHDVSISGDFRYYIDTHTRFLQPPVVTLHRIMGEQIAVLEGNEALRERLAAYGLRPPEFFTVPGADGTPLQAYLIKPSDFDSTKQYPLLLYVYGGPGSQTVTDDWGGSRMLWHYYLAEELGILVASVDNRGTGARGYAFKTATYRRLGQLEAQDQIAAAKALAQRPYVDPDRIGIWGWSYGGYMTLMSMLYGDGPQVFRVGVSVAPVTDWRLYDTIYTERYMSTPQKNPDGYRRGSPIAYADRLSDRQRLLIIHGDLDDNVHFQNAAQMIDALQRAGKQFAFMMYPGRNHGIYGGNTRLHLFTLITNFLKENLVEAH, encoded by the coding sequence ATGAAGCGCCTGAAGCAAACCGGATGGATCCTGCTCGCACTTGTCCTGCTGGTGCCTGTTGCCGTGGCCCAGCAGACCGTACAGACGCGTCCGCACCTCACGCTGGAAGACATTCACGCTTCGCGCAAGTTCATCCCGGAATTCTTTCAGGGTGGACGCTGGGCCGAGGAAGGGCCGGTCATTCTGTACATCGAGTCGGATCCACAGACCGGCGCCACGCACCTGATTCGCTACAACCTGGAAACCGGCCGGCGGGAGCGTCTCATCGACGGCAACCGTCTGTATGCGCGCGACGTGGGCCGACTCATCCGTATCGAAGACTACCAGTACAGTCGGGACGGCCGCCGCGTGCTGCTCTACACCGACTCGGAGCGGGTCTGGCGCTACAACACGAAGGGTTTTTACTATGTCTACGACCTGGAGGCCGATTCGCTGCGGCCCGTTAGCGACCGCAGCAAGGGCTACCAGATGTTCGCCAAGCTCAGTCCGGACGGTCGCCAGGTGGCCTTCGTGCGCGACCGTAACCTGTATCTGGTCGATCTTGAAAGCGGTCAGGAGGTCCCGCTGACCACCGACGGCGCGCCGGACAGCATCATCAACGGCACGTTCGACTGGGTCTATGAGGAGGAATTCGGCCTGCGCGACGGCTGGGCCTGGAGCCCCGACGGCCGCTACATCGCTTTCTTCAAGCTCGACGAGTCGAAGGTGCCGCTGTTCACCATGGTGGACCTTCGGGAGCATTACCCGAAGCCCATCTCGTTCCGCTATCCCAAGGCCGGCGAGCCCAACAGCGAGATCCAGATCGGCGTGATCGACCTGCAGACCGGCCAGGTGCGTTTCTTCGATACCGATACCTGGTACGAAGGCGGCGATCGCTACGAGTACCTGGCCCGCATGGGCTGGACACCGCCCATCGACGGCCGCCATTACGTCTGGATGTTCCGGATGAACCGGGATCAGAACCACCTGGAGCTGCTCTACGGCGATCCGGCCACCATGTCGCTCCGCACTGTGCTCGAAGAGCACGCTTCGGCCTGGCTCGAAGTGGAGACAGGTTTCACGGACCTGGAGGCCGGCCAGATTACCTACCTGCAGGACAACCGGCATTTCGTCTGGATCAGCGAGCGCGACGGCTATCGCCACCTGTACCTGTACCGCAACGACGGCACACTGGTGCGCCAGCTCACGCAGGGGCCCTGGGACGTGACCGACTTTCATGGCGTGGACGAGCAGGGCGGCTGGGTGTACTTCACGGCCACGATCGACGGGCCGCGGGAGCGCCATCTCTACCGCGTGCCCCTGCATCCGGAAGCGTCCAACGGACAGGCCCCCGCGCCGCAGCGCATCACGCAGGAGCCCGGCACGCACGACGTCAGCATCTCCGGCGATTTTCGCTACTACATCGACACGCACACGCGCTTTCTCCAGCCGCCCGTCGTGACGCTGCACCGCATCATGGGCGAGCAGATCGCCGTGCTCGAAGGCAACGAGGCGCTCCGGGAACGGCTGGCCGCCTACGGGCTCCGTCCGCCGGAGTTTTTCACGGTGCCCGGTGCCGACGGCACGCCGCTGCAGGCCTACCTGATCAAGCCGTCCGACTTCGACTCCACGAAGCAGTACCCGCTGCTGCTGTACGTCTACGGCGGTCCCGGTTCGCAGACCGTGACCGACGACTGGGGCGGCTCCCGCATGCTCTGGCACTACTACCTGGCCGAGGAGCTGGGCATCCTGGTGGCCAGCGTGGACAATCGGGGGACCGGTGCCCGCGGCTACGCCTTCAAAACGGCCACCTACCGGCGGCTGGGGCAGCTCGAGGCGCAGGACCAGATCGCGGCCGCGAAGGCACTGGCGCAGCGTCCCTACGTCGATCCGGATCGCATCGGCATCTGGGGCTGGAGCTACGGCGGCTACATGACGCTCATGTCCATGCTCTACGGCGACGGGCCGCAGGTCTTCCGCGTGGGCGTCTCGGTGGCGCCGGTCACCGACTGGCGGCTCTACGACACGATCTACACCGAGCGCTACATGTCCACGCCGCAGAAAAATCCGGACGGCTATCGGCGTGGTTCGCCCATTGCGTACGCCGACCGGCTCTCGGACCGGCAGCGGCTGCTGATCATCCACGGCGATCTGGATGACAACGTTCACTTCCAGAACGCCGCGCAGATGATCGACGCGTTGCAACGGGCGGGTAAGCAGTTCGCCTTCATGATGTATCCGGGGCGCAACCACGGCATCTACGGCGGCAACACCCGCCTGCACCTGTTTACACTGATTACGAATTTTCTGAAGGAAAACCTGGTGGAGGCGCACTGA
- a CDS encoding porin, producing MRFHLGLVLGLFACAVQAQPSSAPSITLGGTLQPRFSYGHHEPSGRTRLGFGIRRARLIVDARMADSWQFRLQLDGTSTSARILDAYIGYRLTPHWSLRLGRLSSAQPRALTLTSHRQIDAVERAAIAERWGARTIGSDGRDFGLEVAYRREQGRLLLFLHNGDGSWERLRGNYRESPSSTDVTGGVRHTGMAVSLGGALTPKAVDGLEVGGFISYNGAGNPNTEGRRYVSYGLHLYRGANPGSRPLRLKLDGLVVQYFRKEGDEPVPADRLLGGAVLGAVRLHRAAEAFARVERLDEGRTEPDRTILTVGFSISPSAYRGEGYERQRLTVAYTTERGIVQRLLVVQWQLIF from the coding sequence GTGCGCTTTCACCTTGGTCTTGTCCTTGGTCTTTTCGCCTGCGCGGTGCAGGCCCAGCCGTCTTCGGCGCCTTCGATTACGCTGGGCGGGACGCTCCAGCCGCGCTTCAGCTATGGACATCACGAGCCTTCCGGCCGAACGCGCCTGGGCTTCGGCATTCGGCGGGCGCGACTGATCGTCGATGCTCGAATGGCAGATAGCTGGCAGTTTCGTCTGCAGCTCGACGGCACCAGTACTTCGGCGCGTATCCTCGACGCGTATATCGGCTATCGGCTCACGCCGCACTGGTCGCTGCGGTTGGGGCGCCTGTCGTCGGCACAGCCCCGGGCGTTGACGCTGACCTCACACCGGCAAATTGACGCGGTCGAACGTGCGGCCATCGCCGAGCGCTGGGGCGCCCGGACCATCGGGAGCGACGGCCGCGACTTCGGCCTGGAGGTAGCCTATCGCCGGGAGCAGGGCCGGCTACTTCTTTTTCTGCATAACGGCGACGGGAGCTGGGAGCGGCTGCGTGGCAACTATCGCGAGAGCCCGAGCAGCACCGATGTCACCGGGGGCGTGCGGCATACCGGCATGGCCGTCAGCCTGGGCGGTGCCCTGACGCCGAAGGCCGTGGACGGACTGGAAGTCGGTGGGTTCATCAGCTACAACGGCGCTGGCAACCCCAACACCGAGGGACGGCGCTACGTATCCTATGGCCTGCACCTGTACCGGGGCGCCAACCCGGGCAGTCGGCCGCTTCGCCTGAAGCTGGACGGGCTGGTCGTCCAGTACTTCCGGAAGGAAGGCGACGAGCCCGTTCCGGCCGACCGTCTGCTGGGTGGTGCCGTACTGGGCGCCGTGCGCCTGCATCGGGCCGCCGAAGCCTTCGCCCGAGTCGAACGGCTCGACGAAGGCCGCACCGAGCCGGATCGAACCATCCTGACCGTCGGCTTCAGCATCAGCCCGAGCGCCTATCGGGGCGAGGGCTACGAGCGCCAGCGCCTGACCGTCGCCTACACGACCGAACGCGGCATCGTCCAGCGGCTGCTGGTCGTTCAGTGGCAGCTCATTTTTTAA
- the alr gene encoding alanine racemase, which translates to MLHPAFVEIHLGHLRHNLEQVRRRLGPAELIAVVKADAYGHGLVPVARTLQEAGMRHFAVARLSEAVELREAGVTGTILLLGPAFPEDLPACVAHEVEVTVSSPLLAEAVCAAAPRYGPLRVHVKVDTGMGRLGIWPEEAPEIIRRLERTPGVTLVGLCTHLATAEQPGDPFVQEQLERFEQLWRQVGDAFAVRHVANSGALFTLPSSYWSDSRQQARIGAALYGYLPRPELPGADKLRPVMRFVARIVQVRTVPPGTTISYGRTWTAPGWRRIAVVGAGYGDGIPRRLSNRGQVGLHGRRFPIVGTVCMDMTMIDLGDPETAPDVQEGEPVVFFGEGGPSIAEVARWAETIPYELSCAAARRVPRRYQEQRQSVSSSVENF; encoded by the coding sequence GTGTTGCACCCGGCCTTTGTGGAAATTCACCTGGGGCATCTCCGGCACAACCTGGAGCAGGTGCGCCGGCGACTGGGTCCGGCCGAATTGATTGCCGTGGTCAAGGCCGACGCCTACGGACATGGTCTGGTGCCGGTGGCCCGTACGTTGCAGGAGGCGGGCATGCGCCACTTTGCGGTCGCCCGACTGTCCGAAGCCGTAGAACTGCGAGAGGCCGGCGTTACGGGCACCATATTGCTCCTGGGCCCCGCTTTTCCTGAGGATTTACCGGCCTGCGTGGCGCACGAGGTCGAAGTAACCGTCTCGTCGCCCCTGTTGGCCGAAGCAGTCTGCGCGGCCGCACCGCGTTATGGTCCCCTCCGGGTACACGTCAAGGTCGATACTGGCATGGGGCGGCTGGGGATCTGGCCGGAGGAGGCTCCCGAAATCATCCGCCGGCTGGAGCGAACGCCGGGCGTCACGCTGGTCGGACTGTGCACGCATCTGGCCACGGCCGAGCAGCCCGGCGATCCTTTTGTGCAGGAGCAGCTGGAGCGCTTCGAGCAGCTCTGGCGCCAGGTCGGCGACGCCTTCGCGGTGCGGCACGTGGCCAACAGCGGCGCGCTGTTCACGCTGCCGTCTTCCTACTGGAGCGACAGCCGCCAGCAGGCTCGCATCGGTGCCGCGCTGTACGGCTACCTGCCCCGTCCCGAGCTGCCCGGCGCAGACAAACTGCGTCCGGTCATGCGCTTCGTAGCCCGCATCGTGCAGGTTCGCACCGTGCCGCCGGGTACCACGATCTCCTACGGCCGCACCTGGACGGCCCCCGGCTGGCGCCGTATCGCCGTCGTCGGCGCCGGCTACGGCGACGGCATTCCGCGTCGGCTGTCCAATCGCGGTCAGGTGGGGCTGCACGGGCGCCGATTTCCCATCGTGGGCACCGTCTGCATGGACATGACCATGATCGATCTGGGCGATCCGGAAACCGCCCCGGACGTGCAGGAAGGCGAGCCGGTTGTGTTTTTCGGCGAAGGAGGCCCTTCCATCGCCGAAGTGGCACGCTGGGCTGAAACCATCCCCTACGAACTGAGCTGTGCGGCCGCGCGACGCGTCCCCCGTCGTTATCAGGAACAGCGCCAGTCCGTTTCCTCTTCTGTGGAGAACTTCTGA
- a CDS encoding sensor histidine kinase, with protein MRTWMFLTFALFVGLAVLGTGLYTGLVLHGRLRNTMEQTLRTQAERLLYQVVPETSSHELPATLALLSRVTGLHLTLARGDSVIWNGQAGRPILETTPPRLDTLVSAEATVRFYERFTTEGQVFYVVLHDPETGWIVRVGQPTPLWYRLARQMELTLVVGMLAALVLALLGSWIATEKVTGPLRAIRNSARNIIEGHFDEKIQVHTRAAEFQDLAHHLNKMSDSFREKIAELQRLTRLQTEFIGNVSHEVRNPIFSIGGYLEALASPTMDPETRKRYVEKALQNLNRLNNLFNDLIEIARLEYRADLIHPSVFNLQELVEEVVDMLRPKAEEKGLIIQAENDPVYVRADRERIRQVLTNLIDNAISYTDEGYIRCRIRRRRDKVHVEVVDTGRGIPEEHLDRIFERFYRVDPDRSRRSGGTGLGLSIVKQILQAHGEAIHVESTVGRGSRFWFELPYAEADEAVSA; from the coding sequence GTGCGCACGTGGATGTTTCTGACCTTTGCGCTGTTTGTGGGGCTGGCCGTGCTGGGCACCGGGCTGTACACGGGCCTGGTGCTGCACGGCCGGCTCCGCAACACGATGGAACAGACGCTGCGCACGCAGGCGGAGCGCCTGCTCTATCAGGTCGTTCCGGAAACGTCCTCTCACGAACTTCCCGCCACGCTGGCGCTGCTCAGCCGCGTGACCGGACTGCACCTGACGCTGGCCCGGGGCGATTCGGTGATCTGGAACGGCCAGGCCGGACGGCCGATCCTCGAGACCACGCCTCCCCGGCTCGACACGCTGGTCAGCGCCGAGGCGACGGTCCGCTTCTACGAGCGCTTCACCACCGAAGGTCAGGTCTTTTACGTGGTGCTGCACGACCCTGAGACGGGCTGGATCGTACGCGTGGGTCAGCCGACCCCCCTCTGGTATCGGCTGGCTCGACAGATGGAACTCACACTGGTGGTAGGCATGCTGGCGGCGCTGGTGCTGGCCCTGCTGGGAAGCTGGATCGCCACGGAAAAGGTGACCGGCCCGCTCCGTGCCATCCGCAACAGCGCCCGTAACATCATCGAAGGCCACTTCGACGAGAAAATTCAGGTGCATACGCGGGCGGCCGAGTTCCAGGATCTGGCCCACCATCTCAACAAGATGTCCGACAGCTTCCGGGAAAAGATCGCCGAGTTGCAACGCCTGACGCGCCTGCAGACCGAATTCATCGGGAACGTCTCTCACGAAGTCCGCAATCCGATCTTTTCCATCGGGGGGTATCTGGAGGCCCTGGCCTCGCCCACGATGGATCCGGAGACACGCAAGCGGTACGTCGAAAAGGCCCTTCAGAACCTGAACCGTCTCAACAATCTGTTCAACGACCTGATCGAAATTGCCCGCCTGGAATACCGGGCCGATCTGATTCATCCGTCCGTGTTCAATTTGCAGGAGCTGGTCGAGGAAGTGGTCGACATGCTCCGGCCCAAGGCCGAGGAGAAGGGCCTGATCATTCAGGCCGAAAACGACCCGGTCTACGTGCGGGCCGACCGGGAGCGCATCCGGCAGGTGCTGACCAACCTGATCGACAACGCAATTTCCTACACGGACGAGGGCTACATCCGGTGCCGCATCCGGCGGCGTCGCGACAAGGTGCATGTGGAGGTCGTCGATACCGGCCGGGGCATTCCCGAGGAGCACCTGGATCGCATTTTCGAGCGCTTCTACCGGGTCGATCCGGACCGCTCGCGGCGCAGCGGAGGCACCGGACTGGGCCTGAGTATCGTCAAACAGATCCTGCAGGCCCATGGCGAGGCCATTCACGTCGAAAGCACGGTGGGCCGCGGCAGCCGCTTCTGGTTCGAACTGCCCTACGCCGAGGCGGACGAAGCCGTCAGCGCCTGA
- a CDS encoding alpha-ketoacid dehydrogenase subunit alpha/beta, with the protein MPRKKKAAHTLEKALPVTGANGQHVAELPVLAYDGDLDIRPVGPADFDADTLLRVYRTMLLARRLDEKMLTLLKQGKGFFHIGGAGHEAAQAAAGLLSKPGFDWFWMYYRDLCTYLMLGGRPEDVLLAHLAKADDPNSGGRQMPAHYSDRAKNIVTPSSSVGSQFLPALGLAMGIQRRGEKAYVYCSAGEGATSQGAFHEALNWAARIKAPVLYFIQNNRYAISVPIEEQTAGGNPYKLGAGYEGLARIHVDGTDFFKAYAATRAAIEHIRAGKGPVLLVADVVRLLPHSSSDNHAKYRLPEELEKDRQLDPILRMEQALQEAGLLDAEQIEEIRRAVRRQVDEAARWAEKQPDPDPSTATRYVYFEGTLDLEYEKSTPSGPPVVMVDAINHALHEEMERDERVIVYGEDVADPKGGVFTATRGLSKRFGYDRCFNSPLAEASIIGTAVGLAACGFKPVVEIQFADYIWPAMQQLRNQVAPFRYRSNNAWECPIVIRVPCGGYIHGGLCHSQNIEGIFGHMPGYKIAMPSNAADAKGLLKTAIRMRDPVLFLEHKALYRAAAARTPEPDADYLLPFGKARIVQEGTDLTIVTYGMMVHKSVSVARRLAKEDGVSIEIIDIRTIIPLDIDTILDSVRKTNRVLVVYEDHEFAGFGAEIAAQIAAKAFEYLDAPVQRVAGAFTPIPFADPLERAVLPQDEDILRAARALLAY; encoded by the coding sequence ATGCCGCGAAAAAAGAAAGCTGCACATACGCTTGAAAAAGCGCTTCCAGTCACAGGTGCCAACGGCCAGCACGTGGCCGAGCTTCCCGTACTGGCCTATGATGGCGATCTGGACATCCGGCCGGTCGGCCCGGCCGACTTCGACGCCGACACGCTGCTGCGCGTCTATCGCACGATGCTGCTGGCGCGGCGGCTCGATGAAAAAATGCTGACGCTGCTCAAACAGGGCAAAGGCTTCTTCCACATCGGCGGGGCCGGTCACGAAGCCGCCCAGGCGGCCGCCGGCCTGCTTTCGAAGCCGGGCTTCGACTGGTTCTGGATGTATTACCGCGACCTGTGCACGTACCTGATGCTGGGCGGCCGCCCCGAAGACGTCCTGCTGGCCCACCTGGCCAAAGCGGACGACCCCAACTCGGGCGGCCGGCAGATGCCCGCCCATTACAGCGACCGCGCCAAGAATATTGTGACGCCCTCCTCGTCGGTGGGTTCGCAATTTCTGCCGGCCCTGGGCCTCGCCATGGGCATTCAGCGCCGGGGTGAAAAGGCCTACGTCTACTGCTCGGCCGGCGAGGGGGCCACTTCGCAGGGCGCCTTCCACGAAGCGCTTAACTGGGCCGCCCGTATCAAAGCGCCCGTGCTGTACTTCATCCAGAACAACCGTTACGCGATCTCCGTCCCGATCGAAGAGCAGACGGCCGGCGGCAATCCCTACAAACTGGGCGCCGGTTACGAAGGGCTGGCCCGCATCCATGTGGACGGGACGGACTTCTTCAAAGCCTACGCAGCCACCCGGGCGGCGATCGAGCACATCCGCGCTGGCAAAGGACCGGTGCTGCTGGTGGCCGACGTCGTGCGCCTGCTTCCCCACTCTTCCTCCGACAACCACGCCAAATATCGCCTGCCCGAAGAGCTGGAAAAAGATCGCCAGCTCGATCCCATTCTGCGCATGGAGCAGGCACTGCAGGAGGCCGGCCTGCTCGATGCCGAGCAGATCGAGGAAATCCGACGCGCGGTGCGCCGTCAGGTTGATGAGGCCGCCCGCTGGGCCGAAAAACAACCGGACCCGGATCCGAGCACGGCCACCCGCTACGTGTACTTCGAGGGCACGCTCGATCTGGAATACGAAAAGAGCACGCCCTCTGGACCGCCTGTGGTGATGGTCGACGCCATCAACCACGCGCTGCACGAAGAGATGGAGCGCGACGAGCGCGTGATCGTCTACGGCGAGGACGTGGCCGACCCGAAAGGCGGTGTGTTTACGGCCACGCGGGGGCTTTCCAAGCGCTTCGGCTACGACCGCTGCTTTAACTCGCCGCTGGCCGAAGCCTCTATCATCGGCACGGCCGTCGGGCTGGCCGCCTGCGGCTTCAAGCCGGTCGTGGAGATTCAGTTTGCCGACTACATCTGGCCGGCCATGCAGCAGCTCCGCAACCAGGTGGCCCCCTTCCGGTATCGCTCGAACAACGCCTGGGAGTGCCCTATCGTCATCCGCGTGCCCTGCGGCGGTTACATCCACGGGGGCCTGTGCCACTCGCAGAACATCGAGGGCATCTTCGGGCACATGCCGGGCTACAAGATCGCCATGCCCTCGAATGCGGCCGACGCCAAGGGGCTGCTGAAGACGGCCATTCGCATGCGGGACCCGGTGCTCTTCCTGGAGCACAAGGCGCTCTACCGGGCCGCCGCCGCCCGCACGCCGGAGCCGGACGCCGACTACCTGCTGCCCTTCGGCAAGGCCCGAATCGTTCAGGAAGGCACCGACCTGACGATCGTCACCTACGGGATGATGGTGCACAAGTCGGTCAGCGTCGCCCGCCGGCTGGCTAAAGAAGACGGCGTCTCGATCGAAATCATCGACATCCGCACGATCATCCCGCTGGACATCGACACGATCCTGGATTCGGTCCGCAAGACCAACCGCGTGCTGGTGGTCTACGAAGACCACGAGTTTGCCGGCTTCGGGGCCGAGATCGCCGCGCAGATTGCGGCCAAAGCCTTCGAGTACCTGGATGCGCCGGTGCAGCGCGTGGCCGGCGCCTTTACGCCCATCCCCTTTGCCGATCCGCTGGAGCGAGCGGTCCTGCCACAGGACGAAGACATCCTGCGGGCGGCGCGGGCGCTGCTGGCCTACTGA
- a CDS encoding response regulator, translating to MPRTVEPSEIKILVVDDEEDVVEVIGHFLSEEGYQVEKAYDGEEALKKATPEIDLIVLDIMLPGLDGYEVCKRLRSRAETEHIPIIFLTAKSEEEDQVKGLMMGGDDYLTKPVSPQVLLARIKAVLRRVGVEESRTLKVKDLTIYEDEYRASLRGRDLGLTLTEFELLRYLVRHPRKAFTRQELLERIWKDAMMVTERTVDAHIKNLREKLGDFAKHIQTVRGVGYRFVEEDEPAES from the coding sequence ATGCCGCGTACTGTCGAACCCTCGGAGATCAAAATTCTGGTCGTCGACGACGAGGAAGATGTGGTCGAAGTTATCGGCCACTTCCTGAGCGAGGAAGGCTATCAGGTCGAAAAGGCCTACGACGGCGAAGAGGCGCTCAAGAAGGCCACGCCCGAAATCGACCTGATCGTGCTCGACATCATGCTGCCGGGCCTGGACGGCTACGAAGTCTGCAAGCGCCTGCGCTCGCGGGCCGAGACCGAGCACATCCCGATCATCTTCCTCACGGCCAAGAGTGAGGAGGAGGATCAGGTGAAAGGCCTCATGATGGGTGGCGACGACTACCTGACCAAGCCGGTCTCGCCGCAGGTGCTGCTGGCGCGTATCAAGGCCGTGCTGCGCCGCGTGGGCGTCGAGGAAAGCCGCACGCTGAAGGTCAAGGACCTGACCATTTACGAAGACGAGTACCGGGCCTCGCTGCGCGGCCGCGACCTGGGTCTGACCCTGACGGAGTTCGAGCTGCTGCGTTACCTGGTCCGGCATCCGCGCAAGGCGTTCACGCGCCAGGAGCTGCTCGAGCGCATCTGGAAAGATGCAATGATGGTCACCGAGCGCACCGTCGACGCCCACATCAAAAACCTGCGTGAGAAGCTGGGCGACTTCGCCAAGCATATCCAGACGGTGCGTGGCGTAGGCTACCGGTTCGTGGAAGAGGATGAACCCGCCGAAAGCTAA